Proteins encoded in a region of the Deltaproteobacteria bacterium genome:
- a CDS encoding carboxymuconolactone decarboxylase family protein, giving the protein MTNKKDEDLKEKTKKTAELYFKGLEGEGAFNLWRSFDKELAKDISLFFTGKLYAREKIPHRTRQLAAVAALTVLERTEELKAHLHAALNVGCTRQEIAEVIFQMATYGGVPVVNTGLKVFRTVLQEKGLWESPSPPR; this is encoded by the coding sequence ATGACCAATAAAAAAGATGAAGACCTGAAGGAAAAAACAAAGAAGACGGCGGAACTGTATTTCAAAGGATTAGAAGGGGAAGGAGCCTTCAATCTCTGGCGGTCTTTTGATAAAGAGCTGGCCAAAGATATCTCCCTGTTTTTCACGGGCAAGCTTTACGCCCGGGAAAAGATTCCCCACCGCACCCGACAGTTGGCTGCGGTTGCAGCCTTGACCGTCTTAGAACGAACTGAAGAGTTGAAAGCGCACCTCCACGCCGCCCTGAATGTGGGATGCACTCGCCAGGAAATTGCCGAGGTTATCTTTCAGATGGCTACCTACGGAGGTGTCCCCGTCGTCAACACCGGCCTGAAAGTTTTCCGGACGGTACTTCAGGAGAAAGGCCTCTGGGAATCTCCTTCGCCACCTCGGTGA